From one Lycium ferocissimum isolate CSIRO_LF1 chromosome 7, AGI_CSIRO_Lferr_CH_V1, whole genome shotgun sequence genomic stretch:
- the LOC132065480 gene encoding rho GTPase-activating protein 5 produces MTEVLHSSPSSSSPSITTPTHNGTIFIEEISGSEIAVCGGDSEEEIGEEEREKGRDKERDHLSLLALLVTLFRKSFWLACKNKEGGGDLCGGRGMEIGWPTNVRHVAHVTFDRFNGFLGLPVEFEPEVSTRAPSASTTVFGVSTESMQLSFDSRGNSVPTILLLMQRRLNAQGGLQAEGIFRINAENSEEELVREQLNQGIVPDGIDIHCLAGLIKAWFRELPSGVLDTLSPEQVMQAQSEEDCTALVRLLPPTEAALLDWAINLMADVVQEEHLNKMNSRNIAMVFAPNMTQMADPLTALMYAVQVMNFLRTLIEKTLTEREDSLVEPNSVSNLDRPDENGRQSPPLFSLENSNESNEPTEQAYTVDEPDSASVSESSNRVDNITDDEYLSYTTSSEESDACETPIHVINIKAREAFVTKTPNLEEDTQRIGQSSDSNQTKDVLKIDLEPIDNKSKGISNLSRINSMTERTEAWR; encoded by the exons GTTCTTCATTCctctccttcatcttcttctcctTCAATAACTACACCTACACACAATGGCACAATTTTTATAGAAGAAATTAGTGGTTCTGAAATTGCTGTTTGTGGTGGTGATAGTGAGGAAGAAAtaggagaagaagaaagggaaaaagggaGAGATAAAGAAAGAGATCATTTGTCATTATTAGCACTTTTGGTTACATTGTTTAGGAAGAGTTTTTGGTTAGCTTGTAAAAATAAGGAAGGAGGAGGAGATTTGTGTGGTGGTAGGGGTATGGAAATTGGATGGCCAACTAATGTGCGCCACGTTGCACATGTTACCTTTGATAGGTTTAATGGATTTTTGGGATTACCCGTTGAATTTGAACCTGAAGTTTCCACAAGGGCACCCAGTGCAAG TACCACTGTATTTGGAGTGTCAACGGAGTCCATGCAATTGTCATTCGACTCCCGTGGGAACAGTGTCCCAACTATTTTACTTCTAATGCAAAGGCGTTTGAATGCTCAAGGGGGTCTACAG GCAGAAGGGATTTTCAGAATAAATGCTGAAAACAGCGAGGAGGAGCTTGTTAGGGAGCAATTAAACCAGGGAATAGTTCCGGATGGCATTGATATACATTGTCTGGCAGGCCTCATTAAG GCTTGGTTCAGGGAACTCCCAAGTGGGGTGTTGGACACTCTTTCTCCCGAGCAGGTCATGCAAGCCCAATCAGAAGAGGACTGTACTGCGCTCGTGAGACTTCTGCCACCGACAGAAGCTGCTCTGCTGGACTGGGCTATCAATCTCATGGCTGATGTTGTCCAGGAGGAACACCTCAACAAGATGAATTCGCGCAATATCGCAATGGTGTTTGCTCCTAACATGACACAG ATGGCAGATCCATTGACTGCACTGATGTATGCTGTCCAAGTAATGAATTTCTTGAGGACACTCATCGAAAAGACCTTAACAGAAAGAGAAGATTCCCTTGTTGAACCAAATTCTGTCTCTAACCTAGACCGGCCTGATGAGAATGGTCGTCAAAGTCCACCACTATTCTCTTTGGAGAACTCCAATGAATCAAATGAACCAACTGAGCAGGCGTACACTGTAGACGAACCTGATTCAGCCAGTGTTTCTGAATCATCTAATCGAGTAGATAACATCACTGATGATGAATATCTTAGTTATACAACTTCTTCAGAGGAATCCGATGCTTGTGAAACTCCTATTCATGTTATTAATATCAAGGCAAGAGAAGCCTTTGTGACAAAAACTCCAAATCTTGAAGAGGACACCCAAAGGATAGGCCAATCAAGCGATTCTAATCAGACTAAGGATGTTCTGAAAATTGATTTAGAGCCAATTGACAATAAATCAAAAGGAATAAGCAACTTGAGCCGTATAAATTCAATGACAGAGCGGACAGAAGCTTGGCGGTGA
- the LOC132065481 gene encoding uncharacterized protein LOC132065481, whose amino-acid sequence MTAACKSLQHIFEKPLPENPSLIESISSSWNQSKSFKNIDDSSFTEIFGELHFKENNSVSSSLSSSSSSSSSSSGSSSFSSCLPLSSSSVSSSFSSSSSSFFLDAIHQSEIEGLDNNKDKYERNKSPISSYSPTVSHKNKQDRHSDSFSSRTSDSLSMCTEGLGFESSDDIEDLMNDLSNEDLHHQQQQEEREQEKLSRTRIPCRLENRVIFNQDYNLKRSRTKKGLSFPPPISCIGRSGKPWVCFKSFREDGRFILKEIRIPTQEFLHACREDGRLMMHVIQSDDEIVDEDEDEDDEDEVYDDDDDDEQNVEEGNDDNHDTKHV is encoded by the coding sequence ATGACTGCTGCCTGTAAAAGTTTACAACATATATTTGAGAAACCATTGCCTGAAAATCCATCACTCATTGAATCCATTTCCTCCTCATGGAATCAGTCTAAATCTTTCAAAAATATAGATGACTCCTCCTTTACTGAGATTTTCGGCGAATTACATTTCAAAGAAAACAACTCTGTATCCTCGTCCTTGTCCTcgtcctcttcctcttcctcctcctcatctggttcatcttcattttcttcttgccTCCCTCTGTCTTCATCATCtgtttcatcatcattttcttcttcttcgtcgTCATTTTTCCTTGATGCAATTCACCAATCTGAAATTGAAGGGCTAGACAATAATAAGGACAAGTATGAAAGAAACAAGAGCCCTATTTCAAGTTACTCTCCAACTGTTAGCCACAAGAATAAACAGGACAGACATAGTGATAGTTTTTCATCAAGAACATCGGACAGCCTATCGATGTGCACAGAAGGACTCGGATTCGAGAGCTCTGATGACATTGAGGACCTAATGAACGATTTGAGCAACGAAGATcttcatcatcaacaacaacaagaagaacgAGAACAAGAAAAGTTGAGTAGAACGCGCATTCCCTGCAGGCTAGAGAATCGAGTGATTTTCAATCAAGATTATAATTTGAAGAGATCAAGAACGAAAAAGGGGTTGTCATTTCCGCCTCCCATTTCTTGCATAGGGAGAAGTGGGAAGCCATGGGTTTGCTTCAAATCATTTAGGGAAGATGGAAGGTTTATTCTTAAAGAAATTCGAATTCCCACTCAGGAATTCTTGCATGCATGCAGAGAAGATGGACGTTTGATGATGCATGTTATTCAATCAGATGATGAGATTGTAGacgaagatgaagatgaagatgatgaagacgaagtttatgatgatgatgatgatgatgaacagaatgttgaagaaggaaATGATGATAATCATGACACAAAGCATGTATAG